In Helianthus annuus cultivar XRQ/B chromosome 3, HanXRQr2.0-SUNRISE, whole genome shotgun sequence, a single window of DNA contains:
- the LOC110927870 gene encoding uncharacterized protein LOC110927870, with the protein MDLEHNLHISVMKINEVSDVKLESDGISSQSEELNNLKEDLDVNLKTDEVFDLKPKSDDIPRPCEGENLVQKVDSGDDLMSAMKEHNFVVVQEEHSKYLLESVSTGDDADMLATAFKYMTEEVEMSDEVEMSEEVEDK; encoded by the exons ATGGATCTAGAACACAATTTGCACATCTCAGTGATGAAAATCAATGAAGTGTCTGATGTGAAACTAGAATCGGATGGCATCTCAAGCCAATCTGAAGAACTTAACAATCTAAAGGAGGATCTAGATGTTAATTTGAAAACTGATGAAGTATTTGATCTGAAACCAAAATCGGATGACATCCCAAGACCATGTGAGGGTGAGAATTTAGTGCAGAAAGTCGATTCTGGAGACGATTTAATGAGTGCAATGAAGGAACACAATTTTGTTGTGGTTCAAGAAGAACATTCTAAATACCTTCTTGAATCAG TTTCTACAGGGGATGATGCTGATATGTTAGCTACAGCCTTTAAGTACATGACTGAGGAAGTTGAAATGTCTGATGAGGTTGAAATGTCTGAGGAAGTTGAAGATAAATAG